One SAR202 cluster bacterium genomic window carries:
- a CDS encoding nucleoside deaminase — translation MVASRAIDHEKYMRMTIAVAREGEKGGNPPVGSLVVLDSKVIAKAYNTAIPDLDVCAHAETVALKRAGQALGHLDMTGSTLYSTGESCMICAGAIAIAGVKRVVLGGNYHKSVGKVGDYSLEKALALVGRNDIEVIRGVLTEECEAMRWAYWSRTAKKQP, via the coding sequence ATGGTAGCGAGTAGAGCAATAGACCACGAAAAGTATATGCGCATGACGATAGCTGTGGCCCGAGAGGGGGAGAAGGGCGGCAACCCGCCGGTGGGGTCGCTGGTGGTGCTGGATAGTAAGGTCATCGCGAAGGCGTACAACACGGCGATACCTGACCTGGACGTTTGCGCTCATGCCGAGACGGTGGCGCTGAAGCGGGCGGGGCAGGCGCTGGGGCACCTGGATATGACGGGATCGACACTGTACAGCACCGGCGAGTCGTGCATGATTTGCGCGGGGGCCATCGCCATCGCCGGGGTGAAAAGGGTGGTGCTGGGCGGCAACTACCACAAGAGCGTGGGCAAGGTGGGCGACTACAGCCTAGAAAAGGCGCTGGCGCTGGTGGGCCGCAACGACATTGAGGTTATTCGAGGTGTGCTGACGGAGGAGTGCGAGGCGATGCGGTGGGCCTACTGGTCGCGGACAGCGAAGAAGCAGCCCTGA